In the genome of Bremerella sp. JC817, one region contains:
- a CDS encoding tetratricopeptide repeat protein encodes MKYATIALLILVVLEAIGAGIYLSSEAARTIPLVPTEELADPTIMPQIEALAEQASNGTADDWRIYGEALIGKGFYAHAEPAFREALRQDPENFDAMFGLAFCLDRMGRMQESSVAYSKVVQAPSESPEQQIGQINALFAMGRNALREDAPEDAQRYFQQNEDYPAAEYQLAKLAIRSGHADKALPIIEKNLANIPYSLGFHFLNQRAQTELGNTERAYLAAAMVERSAYLVSQNFNTNYVAPLDESTGLSGKLSELHLAALDNDTSKVIEIAEAIDREAMDHNVFVADLAKSEQLKAYIQANDTEKALALIERLREKGRIDAVTLEAEGDAKLQSGSAEEAVQLWQRAVQLSPSEALHVKLAKQLPDRSDYHQSRAAMMRGLHEFRRNRIRGAIPHFEEAIQLDPTNGRAMFYLGEMQFYLDEFDQAAEAYRACLEQMPTHGRAINRLKFLDSRESKPDPGT; translated from the coding sequence ATGAAGTACGCCACGATTGCCTTACTGATTTTGGTCGTGCTGGAAGCAATCGGGGCAGGCATCTACCTGTCCAGTGAAGCGGCTCGTACGATTCCGCTGGTTCCTACGGAAGAACTTGCCGATCCAACCATCATGCCGCAAATCGAAGCACTTGCCGAGCAAGCATCCAATGGCACCGCGGACGATTGGCGCATCTACGGCGAGGCCCTCATCGGCAAAGGCTTCTATGCCCATGCCGAACCTGCCTTCCGCGAGGCACTTCGGCAAGATCCTGAAAACTTCGACGCGATGTTTGGGTTGGCTTTCTGCCTCGATCGCATGGGACGCATGCAGGAAAGCAGCGTTGCCTACAGCAAAGTGGTTCAGGCACCGTCCGAGTCGCCAGAGCAACAAATCGGACAAATCAACGCGTTGTTTGCCATGGGACGAAACGCGTTACGAGAAGACGCGCCGGAAGACGCGCAGCGATACTTCCAGCAAAACGAAGACTATCCGGCCGCAGAATACCAGCTTGCCAAGCTGGCGATACGCTCAGGACACGCCGACAAGGCGTTGCCGATCATCGAAAAGAACTTGGCGAACATCCCTTACTCGCTGGGCTTTCATTTTCTCAACCAGCGCGCCCAAACCGAACTCGGCAATACAGAAAGAGCCTATCTCGCGGCGGCTATGGTCGAGCGGTCCGCCTATCTCGTTTCGCAAAACTTCAACACCAACTATGTCGCGCCGTTGGACGAAAGCACTGGCCTTTCCGGCAAGTTAAGCGAACTCCACCTGGCCGCCCTGGATAACGACACCTCCAAAGTCATTGAGATCGCCGAAGCGATCGATCGCGAGGCCATGGATCATAATGTTTTCGTAGCAGACCTGGCGAAGTCAGAGCAGCTGAAGGCATACATTCAAGCCAACGATACAGAGAAAGCGTTGGCACTGATCGAACGACTTCGTGAAAAAGGACGAATCGATGCCGTGACTCTGGAAGCGGAAGGGGATGCGAAGCTTCAGTCCGGTAGCGCTGAGGAAGCAGTCCAGCTTTGGCAACGTGCGGTTCAACTCAGTCCGTCCGAGGCACTGCATGTCAAACTCGCAAAGCAGTTGCCCGATCGCAGCGACTATCACCAAAGTCGAGCTGCCATGATGCGGGGCCTTCACGAATTTCGCCGTAACCGGATACGCGGGGCGATTCCGCATTTTGAGGAAGCGATCCAGCTCGATCCAACGAACGGTCGGGCGATGTTTTATCTGGGCGAAATGCAGTTCTATCTCGACGAGTTCGATCAGGCTGCCGAGGCCTATCGGGCTTGCCTTGAGCAGATGCCAACGCATGGACGTGCCATCAATCGCCTGAAGTTTCTGGATAGTCGAGAGAGCAAGCCAGACCCTGGCACCTAA
- a CDS encoding FAD-dependent oxidoreductase, which translates to MAGSSMKLTRRSVLLLLLLVCFVPIRAEAETIEADLLVVGGTESGCAAAVQAARMGVKRVVLVNDIEWLGGQFSAEALGAIDENRGHGYDGTVPIPRSGIFRDVIDAIEAKNAGLYGGVQRPGNTRVITTSRPVVSQQVFRELLAPYENSGQIQRFSNYQVSSVLKEDSRVKGVRFKSTANDSPLTVRAAITIDASDWGDVIRLSGAGWDVGLDARHEYDEPSAPESGEPRTDINPITWCMILEEQSSETRIERPDGYDPRYFTGKWGWIDEKFAYTSRRLVDSKGFGKIEGPDLLLINTPPIDYPLDVFPADVAAALEKTEQGASQKSIVEMTPQQRAIVFADAKNHSLKFLYYLQDRFPKFRKMALSDEFGTADNLPPKPYIRESLRLDALHVLREQEVLGFQNRSHYATAMFPDAVFSWQFELDFHPTHRSWLTDQLEAGPWEADFRGNRRFGRGGTGRAVFPLRSFVPKGIDGLLGGQKNLGYTSIVSSSCRLHDQSIHAGQASGAIAAVCLRHEEQPSAIWDQRERLAEIWNGLLASDQGAPLAIWPFADVDPLEPAFAAIQQLALRRLLPVGPASTYFDADSPATSEWTEQILLNAKEQGYDLTPLTADRLTGGRRDVAVAIWRVLQQQPTPPWKRQSKQDADLDGLVDAEDALPFTVGTVSWRNDPRFDGLVDETILQLPDSQAFDFTGKSSSPHAGYLPDIGEKFEAARGYGWQANLTKNTRQREDQQRSPRSTFVFTRSVDTWELVLAKGRYRVIGCLGDAGHEQAGQNLSVEGDIVADHIDTDAGSFYEFETTVDVNDGRLTLVLGKPMSKTNTCINWLVIIPADEATTGSR; encoded by the coding sequence ATGGCTGGTTCTTCCATGAAATTGACTCGCCGCAGCGTGTTGCTTCTGCTTCTGTTGGTTTGCTTTGTTCCGATTCGAGCCGAAGCTGAGACGATTGAGGCCGACCTGCTTGTTGTTGGAGGAACCGAGTCGGGCTGTGCAGCCGCCGTGCAAGCGGCCCGGATGGGCGTCAAGCGTGTCGTGCTCGTGAATGACATCGAATGGTTGGGCGGACAATTCAGCGCGGAAGCGCTTGGGGCCATCGACGAAAACCGGGGCCATGGCTACGACGGAACCGTCCCCATCCCTCGCAGCGGAATCTTTCGCGACGTAATCGATGCGATCGAAGCGAAGAACGCGGGGCTATACGGCGGCGTTCAGCGGCCAGGCAATACGCGCGTCATCACCACCAGCCGCCCAGTGGTTTCCCAGCAGGTCTTTCGCGAGCTGTTAGCTCCTTACGAAAACTCTGGCCAGATTCAACGATTCTCCAACTACCAGGTTTCTTCTGTATTGAAGGAAGACAGCCGAGTGAAGGGGGTTCGGTTCAAATCGACTGCGAATGACTCGCCCTTGACCGTCCGCGCGGCGATCACCATCGATGCTTCGGACTGGGGCGACGTGATTAGGCTTTCGGGGGCTGGCTGGGATGTCGGCCTGGATGCTCGTCATGAATATGATGAGCCAAGTGCCCCGGAATCAGGCGAGCCCCGCACTGACATCAACCCGATCACCTGGTGCATGATCCTGGAAGAACAATCGAGTGAAACACGGATTGAACGGCCAGACGGCTACGACCCGCGATACTTCACCGGTAAATGGGGCTGGATCGATGAGAAGTTCGCCTACACATCGCGTCGCCTTGTCGACAGTAAAGGATTTGGCAAGATCGAAGGGCCAGATCTGTTGTTGATCAACACGCCGCCGATCGACTATCCGCTCGATGTCTTCCCGGCTGATGTGGCTGCGGCACTCGAAAAGACAGAGCAGGGGGCATCACAAAAGTCGATCGTCGAGATGACTCCCCAGCAGCGGGCAATTGTCTTTGCCGACGCCAAGAATCATTCGCTCAAGTTTCTGTACTACTTACAGGATCGCTTTCCTAAGTTTCGTAAGATGGCCCTGAGCGATGAATTCGGAACGGCCGACAACTTGCCTCCCAAACCTTACATCCGCGAAAGCCTTCGCTTAGATGCTTTGCATGTGCTGCGCGAGCAAGAGGTCCTCGGGTTTCAGAACCGTTCGCACTACGCAACGGCGATGTTTCCAGATGCGGTTTTCTCGTGGCAGTTTGAACTCGACTTCCACCCAACGCACCGTTCATGGCTTACCGATCAGCTGGAGGCTGGACCATGGGAGGCCGATTTTCGCGGCAACCGAAGATTCGGGCGTGGCGGAACCGGTCGGGCAGTCTTCCCGCTGCGTAGCTTCGTCCCAAAGGGTATCGACGGGCTGCTCGGTGGGCAAAAGAACCTGGGCTACACCAGCATTGTCAGTTCTTCCTGTCGCCTGCACGATCAATCCATTCATGCTGGCCAGGCCAGCGGAGCCATCGCGGCGGTTTGCCTTCGCCATGAAGAGCAGCCTTCTGCCATCTGGGATCAGCGAGAGCGACTGGCCGAAATTTGGAATGGCCTCCTCGCCTCGGACCAGGGTGCCCCTCTCGCAATCTGGCCCTTCGCGGATGTCGATCCACTTGAGCCAGCGTTCGCCGCGATCCAGCAACTCGCCTTGCGACGACTCCTCCCGGTGGGACCCGCGAGTACCTACTTCGATGCCGACTCGCCAGCCACATCGGAATGGACAGAACAGATTCTTCTCAATGCCAAGGAACAAGGCTACGACCTTACCCCGCTTACTGCAGATCGCTTGACCGGAGGCCGACGCGACGTGGCAGTTGCGATTTGGAGGGTTCTTCAGCAGCAACCAACGCCCCCTTGGAAACGTCAATCGAAACAAGATGCCGACTTGGATGGGCTGGTAGACGCGGAAGATGCGTTGCCTTTCACGGTCGGAACCGTTTCGTGGAGGAATGATCCTCGATTCGATGGCCTTGTTGACGAGACGATCCTCCAGCTTCCGGATTCGCAAGCGTTCGACTTTACGGGGAAGAGTTCTTCGCCACACGCCGGATATCTGCCAGACATTGGCGAGAAGTTTGAGGCTGCTCGCGGCTATGGTTGGCAGGCAAACCTCACGAAAAATACGCGGCAGCGTGAAGACCAGCAGCGATCGCCGCGAAGCACGTTTGTGTTCACGCGATCGGTCGATACGTGGGAGCTTGTTCTGGCGAAGGGTCGTTACCGAGTGATCGGCTGCCTGGGCGATGCCGGGCACGAACAAGCAGGACAGAACCTTTCCGTGGAAGGGGACATTGTCGCTGATCATATCGATACGGACGCAGGTTCGTTCTACGAGTTTGAAACGACCGTCGATGTCAACGATGGCCGATTGACGCTGGTCTTAGGGAAGCCAATGTCCAAGACGAACACATGCATCAATTGGCTCGTGATCATTCCGGCCGATGAGGCTACGACAGGATCTCGTTGA
- a CDS encoding DUF1501 domain-containing protein: protein MLLAEEQLLAEGARSVGGLSPIRPEIDPGQPFAPRSPHLPAAAKNVIVIFCSGACSHVDTFDYKPELIRRHGQPMPGADKLVTFQGQQGNLTKSPWKFRPRGQSGKMISDLVPHLGELADDICFLHSVTGKTNTHGPGENFMSTGFTLDGFPSMGAWATYALGSSNQNLPAYVAIPDPRGTPQASVNNWGPGFLPAAFQGTDFNANNPIRNLKRPEAVDPEKDKATREFLNALNARHLERFPGDNDLAARIASYELAARMQMAVPEVSDLSTESAETLRMYGADDAENHLKAAYARNCILARRLVEQGVRFVQLFNGAYQTGGEGVSNWDGHKALEKQYSVHGPVLDQPTAALLKDMKRRGLLEDTLVVWCTEFGRMPTFQKGASGRDHNPEGFTCWLAGAGVKAPYTFGATDEFGYKAAENVIDVHDFHATILHLLGLNHERLTYYYNGLERRLTDVHGHVINEILS from the coding sequence ATGCTACTGGCCGAAGAGCAATTGTTGGCGGAAGGCGCGCGGTCGGTGGGTGGGCTGTCTCCCATCCGCCCGGAAATCGACCCTGGGCAACCATTCGCCCCGCGAAGCCCCCATTTGCCAGCCGCGGCAAAGAATGTGATCGTCATCTTTTGCTCTGGCGCATGTAGCCATGTCGATACCTTCGATTACAAACCGGAGCTAATCCGCCGCCATGGCCAGCCGATGCCTGGTGCCGATAAACTGGTGACGTTCCAAGGACAGCAAGGGAACCTGACGAAAAGCCCCTGGAAGTTCCGCCCGCGCGGCCAAAGTGGGAAAATGATCTCGGACCTGGTGCCGCACCTGGGGGAACTGGCGGACGATATCTGCTTCTTGCATTCGGTCACCGGGAAGACCAACACGCATGGACCCGGCGAGAACTTCATGTCGACGGGCTTCACGCTTGATGGATTCCCCAGCATGGGAGCATGGGCAACGTATGCCTTAGGGAGTTCCAATCAGAATCTGCCTGCCTACGTCGCGATTCCCGATCCGCGAGGAACGCCTCAGGCGTCGGTCAACAACTGGGGACCTGGCTTCCTTCCGGCTGCTTTCCAGGGAACCGACTTCAACGCCAACAATCCGATCCGCAACTTGAAACGGCCTGAGGCAGTTGACCCGGAGAAAGACAAAGCAACGCGAGAGTTTCTGAATGCCTTAAACGCTCGGCATCTGGAACGCTTCCCTGGCGACAACGACCTCGCCGCGCGGATCGCCAGCTACGAATTGGCCGCTCGCATGCAGATGGCGGTGCCGGAAGTAAGTGATCTGTCGACGGAAAGCGCCGAGACGCTACGAATGTATGGCGCCGACGATGCCGAGAACCATTTGAAGGCGGCGTATGCTCGCAATTGTATTCTCGCCCGTCGCCTGGTCGAGCAAGGCGTTCGATTTGTGCAGCTGTTCAACGGGGCCTATCAGACCGGAGGCGAAGGGGTCAGTAACTGGGACGGCCATAAAGCGTTGGAGAAACAATACAGCGTCCATGGTCCGGTGCTCGATCAGCCCACCGCCGCGCTTCTGAAAGACATGAAACGTCGCGGGCTTCTGGAAGACACCCTCGTCGTTTGGTGCACGGAGTTCGGCCGGATGCCGACGTTCCAGAAAGGTGCCAGCGGACGGGATCACAATCCAGAAGGCTTTACCTGTTGGCTGGCCGGGGCCGGGGTAAAAGCCCCATATACCTTCGGTGCGACCGACGAATTTGGTTACAAGGCAGCCGAAAACGTGATCGACGTGCACGATTTCCATGCAACCATCTTGCACCTGCTCGGACTGAACCACGAGCGATTGACGTATTACTACAACGGCTTGGAACGCCGCCTGACCGATGTGCACGGTCACGTTATCAACGAGATCCTGTCGTAG
- a CDS encoding cysteine synthase family protein — translation MIDPLAILAGSRVTTPLVPITLPEYGVPVWCKLEFLNPSGSTKDRIARYILSKAVRSGRLKPGDRVVEASSGSTSIAFALASAQLGLSFTAIMPESVSPERVKIIKAYGAKVELTPADEGIDASIKLAEKLAAEQDAFWPQQFSNPDNAKAHRDETAAEVLCQIPSGYVDIFVSGVGTGGTLVGVTQGLLSAGCDVVPVLARPVSNKLISDVECCSFSKRIPGVVDGLSDIFQEAQLQKLIEFEISDEDAIVATRRLIQAGFPVGPSSGLNYLAAVRAYKERGGTPVCLTVFPDRMERYFSTDLFQ, via the coding sequence ATGATCGATCCACTTGCAATTCTGGCCGGAAGCCGTGTTACGACGCCTTTGGTTCCTATTACCTTGCCAGAATATGGCGTGCCGGTGTGGTGCAAGCTCGAGTTTCTGAATCCCAGCGGTTCGACGAAAGATCGTATTGCTCGGTATATCTTGTCGAAAGCAGTCCGTAGTGGCCGGTTGAAGCCAGGTGACCGTGTCGTGGAAGCATCCAGCGGTTCCACGAGTATCGCCTTCGCGTTGGCATCGGCGCAGCTCGGACTCTCGTTCACGGCCATCATGCCGGAAAGTGTCAGTCCGGAACGCGTGAAAATCATCAAGGCGTATGGAGCCAAGGTCGAACTGACGCCCGCCGATGAAGGCATCGATGCTTCGATTAAGTTGGCCGAGAAACTTGCCGCCGAACAAGACGCGTTCTGGCCACAACAGTTCTCGAACCCCGACAATGCCAAAGCTCACCGTGACGAAACGGCCGCCGAGGTTCTTTGTCAGATCCCGAGCGGATACGTCGATATCTTCGTCAGTGGCGTTGGCACCGGCGGAACTTTGGTGGGCGTAACGCAGGGGCTGCTCTCGGCCGGATGCGATGTCGTGCCGGTGTTGGCCCGTCCGGTCAGTAACAAGTTGATCTCCGACGTCGAATGTTGCAGCTTCAGCAAGCGCATCCCAGGCGTTGTCGATGGGCTGTCCGATATCTTCCAGGAAGCTCAACTGCAGAAGCTGATTGAATTCGAGATCTCGGATGAAGACGCCATCGTCGCCACGCGTCGTTTGATCCAAGCAGGCTTCCCCGTCGGACCCAGCTCTGGGCTCAATTATCTGGCCGCAGTGCGTGCCTACAAAGAACGGGGCGGAACTCCAGTCTGTCTGACCGTCTTCCCCGATCGCATGGAACGCTATTTCTCGACGGATCTATTTCAGTAG
- a CDS encoding VCBS repeat-containing protein: MLIRLVLLIVLAIGIPITAMVIGPSLRQKIDPAKLYSGGTSYPATKVPFTFEPTQPQFPGLPQITNVQVVDFDQDGQNEIIACDSLGSQILLLKRRSDGSWEESTLIADVAAPAHATVVDIDQDGDLDVIVSVLGNILPDDSVVGRVELFENNDGEFQRHVILDDVRRVADVQPGDFDGDGDLDLAVAVFGYSRGSVLWLENLGDFSFRDHLLLSAPGTIHVPVGDFDQDGDLDIAAIVTQDEEELWAFENLGSGEFRPRLLWMTYNLDSGSAGLVAADLDQDGDLDFILPAGDNLEDFDAYPQPYHGCYWFENQGDWKFVEHRISDLGGTYAASVADINGDKHLDVVLVSLTNNWLNPENASVVWLENDGQQNFTPWQVAAEPLHLVTVATGDVDGDGTADIVSGSLNVRRPHRHLGRVSVWRNHQGQQP, from the coding sequence ATGCTCATTCGTCTCGTTCTGTTGATCGTGCTTGCGATTGGCATTCCGATCACCGCGATGGTGATCGGCCCCAGTCTGCGGCAGAAGATCGATCCCGCAAAACTCTATTCTGGCGGTACCTCGTATCCTGCGACGAAGGTCCCATTCACCTTCGAGCCCACCCAGCCGCAGTTTCCTGGGTTGCCTCAAATCACCAATGTCCAAGTCGTCGACTTCGATCAAGATGGTCAGAATGAAATCATTGCGTGCGATTCGCTCGGTAGCCAGATTCTGTTACTCAAACGACGGTCCGACGGAAGCTGGGAGGAATCGACGCTGATCGCCGACGTCGCCGCGCCAGCGCATGCGACGGTCGTAGATATCGATCAAGATGGCGACCTTGACGTCATTGTCTCGGTGCTGGGAAATATCCTTCCCGACGACAGTGTTGTTGGACGCGTCGAACTATTCGAGAACAACGATGGTGAATTCCAGCGACATGTCATTCTGGATGATGTACGACGGGTGGCGGATGTTCAGCCCGGCGACTTCGATGGCGATGGCGACCTCGACCTGGCGGTTGCCGTCTTCGGCTATTCGCGAGGTTCGGTCCTCTGGCTAGAGAACCTGGGTGACTTCTCGTTTCGTGATCACCTTCTGCTGAGTGCCCCGGGGACGATCCACGTGCCCGTTGGTGACTTCGATCAAGACGGCGACCTCGACATCGCAGCGATCGTCACGCAAGACGAGGAAGAGCTGTGGGCCTTCGAGAATCTCGGCAGCGGTGAGTTTCGTCCGCGCTTACTTTGGATGACGTACAACCTCGATTCTGGCAGCGCTGGTCTGGTCGCTGCGGATCTGGATCAGGACGGCGATCTCGACTTTATTCTGCCTGCCGGTGACAACCTGGAAGATTTCGATGCCTACCCTCAGCCTTATCACGGGTGCTATTGGTTCGAGAACCAAGGAGACTGGAAGTTTGTCGAGCATCGGATATCGGATCTCGGTGGAACTTACGCGGCCTCGGTCGCGGACATTAATGGGGACAAACATCTCGACGTGGTGCTAGTCAGCCTGACCAACAATTGGCTAAATCCAGAGAACGCCAGTGTGGTCTGGCTCGAAAACGATGGCCAACAGAACTTCACCCCATGGCAGGTCGCGGCGGAACCTCTGCACTTGGTGACGGTAGCCACCGGAGATGTCGATGGAGACGGAACGGCAGACATCGTTTCCGGAAGTTTGAATGTTCGCCGACCACACCGACACCTAGGGCGGGTGAGCGTCTGGCGTAATCATCAAGGACAGCAGCCATGA
- a CDS encoding DUF1559 domain-containing protein, whose amino-acid sequence MPARSLRALARKSGFTLVELLVVIAIIGVLIALLLPAVQQAREAARRITCSNNMKQIGLALHNYHDTFKVFPPGYVDSNPAFNSAIDSVSNRNGLAWSALILPFIEQNALHDQIGTQTNGFGYHWQDKNNDDTMNDPIDAATVGLEAYSCPSDTMPLLNSRRGNFGKSNYKANAGNNAARDGKGVMFEASKLGIRDVTDGTSNTMMVGEACATPDSGTLNCGGSVCNFSGGLWIGARIGPSTQTWHTGVYTYDVLCFGGSGANMLINRSGANWGADWISSSTHPGGIMSVQCDGAVRFIPETIDLTIYRRLRDRRDGEVLGQF is encoded by the coding sequence ATGCCTGCCCGCTCACTTCGCGCCCTCGCGCGGAAGTCTGGCTTTACGCTTGTCGAACTCCTGGTGGTGATCGCCATCATTGGCGTGTTGATCGCCTTGCTCCTTCCCGCCGTTCAACAGGCTCGTGAAGCGGCCCGCCGAATCACCTGTTCCAACAACATGAAACAGATCGGTCTGGCACTGCACAACTATCACGACACCTTCAAAGTGTTTCCGCCTGGATATGTCGATTCCAATCCGGCATTCAATTCGGCAATCGATAGCGTGTCGAACCGGAACGGCCTTGCCTGGTCGGCATTGATTCTGCCATTCATCGAGCAGAACGCATTGCACGATCAAATCGGAACGCAGACCAATGGATTCGGTTATCACTGGCAAGATAAGAACAACGACGACACCATGAACGACCCGATCGATGCCGCCACGGTCGGGCTCGAGGCGTATAGCTGCCCATCCGATACGATGCCGCTGCTCAACAGTCGTCGTGGCAACTTCGGCAAGTCGAACTACAAAGCCAACGCAGGCAACAATGCGGCCCGCGACGGGAAGGGTGTGATGTTCGAGGCGTCGAAGCTTGGCATCCGCGACGTGACCGATGGAACCTCGAATACCATGATGGTCGGCGAAGCCTGTGCCACGCCTGACTCCGGCACACTGAACTGTGGTGGTTCGGTCTGTAACTTCTCTGGCGGGCTTTGGATTGGTGCCCGTATTGGACCAAGCACGCAGACTTGGCATACGGGTGTCTACACGTACGACGTGCTTTGCTTCGGCGGTTCCGGTGCCAACATGCTGATTAATCGCTCTGGCGCGAACTGGGGTGCCGACTGGATCAGTAGCAGCACGCACCCAGGCGGAATCATGTCGGTACAATGCGATGGAGCCGTCCGCTTCATTCCCGAAACCATCGACCTGACAATCTATCGACGCCTCCGTGACCGTCGCGACGGCGAAGTACTCGGCCAGTTCTAA
- a CDS encoding sialate O-acetylesterase: MLHSLPRTSLFALLLLSYVVAPSLAEEVKVPKKENFHLFLLIGQSNMAGRGKVTPDDQIENPKVLMFNKEGQWVPAVDPLHFDKPKMVGVGLGRTFGLEVSKANPDVTIGLIPCAVGGSPIASWSPGARDKATNTHPYDDALKRAKAALKAGELKGILWHQGEADSGKGKSEIYQQKLTELIARVRKELDAEDVPFIIGQLGKFEESPWNEAKQQVDQAHQAIAKSDGNSAFVSSDGLTHKGDKVHFNAKSYREFGRRYAKAYLDLQSKSGDQ; this comes from the coding sequence ATGTTGCATTCACTCCCTCGAACAAGCTTGTTCGCCCTCCTGCTCTTGTCGTACGTCGTCGCGCCATCGTTGGCCGAGGAAGTCAAAGTTCCGAAGAAAGAAAACTTTCACCTCTTCCTTTTGATTGGCCAATCGAACATGGCAGGCCGCGGCAAGGTGACGCCTGACGATCAGATCGAGAATCCAAAAGTGTTGATGTTCAACAAGGAAGGCCAATGGGTGCCTGCCGTCGATCCGCTGCACTTCGACAAGCCAAAGATGGTGGGCGTCGGACTGGGGCGTACGTTTGGGCTGGAAGTCTCCAAAGCGAATCCAGATGTGACCATCGGTTTGATTCCGTGTGCTGTTGGTGGTTCGCCCATCGCAAGTTGGAGCCCTGGAGCCCGCGACAAGGCAACCAACACGCATCCGTACGACGATGCCTTGAAGCGTGCCAAGGCTGCCCTGAAAGCGGGTGAGCTGAAAGGGATTCTATGGCATCAGGGAGAGGCGGACTCGGGCAAAGGCAAGTCCGAGATCTATCAGCAGAAGCTGACCGAACTGATCGCTCGCGTGCGGAAGGAACTCGATGCGGAAGATGTTCCCTTCATCATCGGACAGCTAGGCAAGTTCGAGGAAAGCCCTTGGAACGAAGCCAAGCAGCAAGTCGATCAGGCCCATCAAGCCATCGCCAAAAGCGATGGTAATAGTGCGTTCGTCAGTTCCGATGGTTTGACACACAAGGGGGACAAGGTGCATTTCAACGCCAAGTCGTATCGTGAGTTCGGTCGCCGCTATGCCAAGGCCTACCTCGACCTGCAAAGCAAGAGCGGCGATCAATAA